GAGGCGGTCCAGAGGAGCCACCGCCCGGGCCGTCACCACATGCACGGGAGGCAGCTTGCCGAGGACCTCCTCGGCGCGCCCTCGGACAACGGTGACATGGTCGAGCCCGAGCAGCTCGACGACCTCGTTGAGGAAGTTCGTGCGCCGCAGCAGCGGCTCCAGCAGCGTGATCTTGAGGTCCGTGCGCACCAGGGCCAACGGGATGCCGGGCAGACCGGCCCCGGACCCGACGTCGCACACGGTCACGCCCTCCGGAACCACTTCCGAGAGCACGGCGCAGTTCAGCAGATGCCGCTCCCACAGACGAGGTACTTCGCGGGGACCGATCAGACCGCGCTGAACTCCCACATCGGCCAGCAACTCCGCGAAACGAACCGCGTCCGCGAAGCGATCACCGAATACCGCCCGAGCCTGCTCGGGCGCAGGGGGGAGCTCCGCTGCCTCCGTCACGGGGAACCGTCCTTCCGTACCGCTTGAGCGCATGGCGCGCTGACTACCAGGACTATCAGGAACTATCGAGAAACACCGGGCTGACAAAATTCGGCCCCGCCTGCGAACACAGACGGGGCCGGACGTACGACGTGCTGGATCAGGCGGGGAGCACGACGACGAAGCGCTGCGGCTCCTCACCCTCGGACTCGCTGCGCAGACCGGCGGCCTTGACGGCGTCGTGCACGACCTTGCGCTCGAAGGGCGTCATCGGATTCATCTTCACC
This sequence is a window from Streptomyces ortus. Protein-coding genes within it:
- the rsmG gene encoding 16S rRNA (guanine(527)-N(7))-methyltransferase RsmG; this translates as MTEAAELPPAPEQARAVFGDRFADAVRFAELLADVGVQRGLIGPREVPRLWERHLLNCAVLSEVVPEGVTVCDVGSGAGLPGIPLALVRTDLKITLLEPLLRRTNFLNEVVELLGLDHVTVVRGRAEEVLGKLPPVHVVTARAVAPLDRLAAWGVPLLRPYGEMLLLKGDTAEEEVKSAGAALSKLGAVDTSVLHVGEGVVDPLATVVRVEVGESPGGVRFAAKRAKAARTGRTRRRR